One window of the Spirochaetota bacterium genome contains the following:
- the hypE gene encoding hydrogenase expression/formation protein HypE — protein sequence MNFDCPSPTNTQSNERIRMAHGGGGRLMNNLIERVFKPILSNEYLDELHDGAILQLPSQKIAFSTDSFVISPLFFPGGDIGKLAVNGTVNDLAMCGARPMFLSLGLIIEEGFEMEKLNRILQSVHQASQKVGVKVVTGDTKVVNKGKGDGIYINTAGIGVIEHNLNISPRSVKEGDVIVLSGDIGRHGSAIMALREGIELDTTLESDCDELWTPVSNLLSEGIEIHCLRDLTRGGLVSALNEISRSSGFGIYIYEESIPVVEEVKAICEILGLDPLYVANEGRFISIVPENYAERAVSIISNTSGTEARVIGKVTSDNSGKVIMKSLIGSNRLLDMLSGEQLPRIC from the coding sequence ATGAACTTTGATTGCCCTTCTCCAACAAATACTCAAAGCAATGAGAGGATAAGGATGGCTCACGGGGGTGGTGGAAGGTTGATGAATAATCTCATAGAGAGAGTCTTTAAGCCTATTTTATCAAACGAGTATCTTGATGAATTGCACGATGGAGCAATATTACAACTTCCTTCACAGAAGATAGCATTTTCAACCGACTCTTTTGTTATAAGTCCTTTATTCTTTCCAGGAGGAGACATAGGTAAGTTGGCTGTTAATGGAACTGTAAATGACCTTGCTATGTGTGGTGCTAGACCTATGTTTCTGTCTTTAGGACTTATAATTGAAGAGGGATTTGAGATGGAAAAACTAAATAGAATCCTTCAGTCAGTACATCAGGCATCTCAAAAAGTTGGTGTTAAAGTTGTGACTGGTGATACGAAGGTAGTTAATAAAGGTAAAGGCGATGGTATATACATAAACACGGCAGGTATAGGGGTGATTGAACATAATTTGAATATATCTCCAAGGAGTGTTAAAGAAGGAGATGTAATTGTATTGAGTGGTGATATTGGTAGGCATGGTAGTGCGATAATGGCTTTGAGGGAAGGGATAGAACTTGATACAACACTGGAGAGTGATTGTGATGAACTTTGGACTCCTGTTTCAAATCTACTTTCTGAAGGTATTGAAATACACTGCCTAAGAGACTTGACAAGAGGAGGGCTTGTAAGTGCTTTGAATGAGATATCTAGGTCATCCGGGTTTGGTATTTACATATATGAGGAGAGTATTCCAGTGGTGGAGGAGGTGAAAGCAATTTGTGAGATACTCGGTCTTGATCCTCTCTATGTTGCGAATGAAGGTAGATTTATATCAATAGTTCCTGAAAATTATGCTGAAAGAGCAGTTAGTATAATATCTAATACTTCTGGCACAGAGGCAAGGGTTATTGGAAAAGTTACTTCTGATAACTCTGGCAAGGTAATAATGAAGTCTTTGATAGGTAGTAATCGTCTTCTTGATATGTTAAGTGGAGAACAATTACCAAGAATATGTTAG
- a CDS encoding hydrogenase/urease maturation nickel metallochaperone HypA has protein sequence MHESLLAKDTLELILKEAKSNNAAKVLKAKITIYDTEDISLESFKFHLKNYSEGTVADGMEVDIDFIQIPIVCNDCGNIFYADIHNYICDSCGSQNTYVSAEERITVDYIDVDIAEARL, from the coding sequence ATGCATGAATCTTTACTTGCTAAAGACACTCTAGAGTTGATACTAAAAGAAGCAAAATCAAACAATGCTGCGAAGGTCCTGAAAGCTAAGATAACCATATACGACACCGAAGATATAAGTTTAGAGTCATTCAAATTCCATCTTAAGAACTATTCAGAGGGAACTGTTGCCGATGGTATGGAAGTAGATATAGATTTTATTCAGATCCCCATAGTCTGTAATGACTGTGGAAATATATTTTATGCAGATATTCACAATTACATCTGTGATAGTTGCGGCAGTCAGAACACTTATGTGTCTGCCGAAGAACGGATAACAGTGGATTATATTGATGTTGATATAGCGGAAGCTAGGCTCTAG
- the lepB gene encoding signal peptidase I: MGDDKKKKTLKEIIIDNLRVVGEAYLIAFVIRLLLLEAFAIPTGSMIPTIMVGDRIVVIKPTYGINFPIVNLKTPGFYTPQRGDIIVFKNPTYRSPGFFREIVTLLTFSVINIDNEPKYFVKRVIGIPGDKVDIISNQIYINGKPIEREVIDKQNGWTYYRESIDGVSWITRSRSEVNFEDGVIRNFHISNLYYIYDGSSRLLLMSQGVPEQYLPNLDYFNDVQEILSSLKQNKIPEGYYFTMGDNRDESSDSRYWGLVPIELVVGKGVLRFWPPDRVGGL, encoded by the coding sequence ATGGGTGATGATAAAAAGAAGAAGACTCTTAAGGAAATCATTATTGACAACTTAAGAGTAGTTGGTGAGGCTTATTTGATTGCTTTTGTGATAAGACTACTGCTTCTTGAGGCATTTGCTATACCAACCGGTTCAATGATACCTACTATTATGGTAGGTGATAGGATAGTCGTTATAAAACCAACTTACGGTATAAACTTCCCGATAGTTAATTTGAAGACACCCGGGTTTTATACACCGCAAAGGGGAGATATAATTGTCTTCAAAAATCCTACCTACAGGTCTCCGGGTTTCTTCAGAGAGATAGTCACACTACTGACTTTTTCTGTAATAAATATTGACAATGAACCAAAGTATTTTGTCAAGAGAGTGATTGGGATACCAGGAGACAAGGTAGATATTATAAGCAATCAAATCTACATAAACGGGAAGCCGATTGAAAGAGAGGTTATAGACAAACAGAATGGATGGACATATTACAGAGAGAGTATAGACGGTGTGAGTTGGATTACTAGGTCTAGGAGTGAGGTGAATTTTGAGGATGGAGTGATTAGAAATTTCCATATATCAAACTTGTACTATATTTACGATGGTAGTTCAAGACTTTTGTTAATGTCTCAAGGTGTTCCAGAGCAATATCTGCCTAATCTAGACTACTTCAACGATGTACAGGAAATTTTGTCTTCCTTGAAGCAAAACAAGATACCTGAGGGCTATTACTTTACTATGGGGGATAATAGAGATGAGAGTAGTGATAGTAGATACTGGGGACTTGTTCCTATTGAGTTAGTAGTAGGAAAGGGAGTTTTAAGGTTTTGGCCTCCTGACAGGGTCGGGGGACTTTGA
- the plsX gene encoding phosphate acyltransferase PlsX — MPSVAVDVMGTEKGIGEAVKGCLKASLSKDINVVMVGKEDLIKEELKKYPKRVLKKAKFDIVNATEVIDMTDEPFSASRRKKDSSIMVALSLLKDNKVDAFFSPGNTGAVVVSSVLKLGRIDGVSKPALATVIPSMYGFRVLLDVGASVELEPRDYFIFGVMGKVFVENVLRTFSPKVGLLNIGEEDYKGTEVVRKARELMSEKLGKDFIGNVEGNDIFLGDVDVIVTDGFTGNIVLKSSEGASKALSKLMKQEIMSKWYGFILGALMKLALKKFRKKTDASEYGAAALLGVNGNVFIGHGASNAKSIKSGIFYSASTSKLNLQEKIQKIISEAGEV; from the coding sequence ATGCCGTCGGTAGCAGTTGATGTTATGGGAACGGAGAAGGGAATAGGTGAAGCGGTGAAAGGATGCTTAAAGGCTAGTCTTAGTAAGGATATAAATGTTGTGATGGTTGGTAAGGAGGACTTAATAAAAGAAGAATTAAAGAAATATCCGAAGAGAGTTTTGAAGAAAGCAAAGTTTGATATAGTTAATGCTACCGAAGTGATTGATATGACGGATGAACCTTTTAGCGCTAGTAGAAGGAAGAAGGATTCTTCAATAATGGTTGCTTTGTCCTTGCTTAAGGACAATAAAGTTGATGCTTTCTTCTCTCCTGGCAACACTGGTGCGGTTGTTGTGAGTTCTGTTTTGAAACTTGGTAGGATTGATGGTGTCTCAAAGCCTGCTCTAGCAACTGTTATACCTTCAATGTATGGTTTTAGAGTATTACTTGATGTGGGTGCTAGCGTAGAACTTGAACCTAGGGATTATTTCATTTTTGGGGTAATGGGAAAGGTATTTGTTGAAAACGTCCTTAGAACTTTTAGCCCTAAAGTAGGCTTACTCAACATAGGTGAAGAAGATTACAAGGGAACAGAAGTTGTTAGAAAAGCGAGAGAGCTAATGTCTGAAAAGCTTGGTAAAGATTTCATAGGTAATGTTGAGGGTAATGATATATTCCTTGGAGATGTTGATGTAATTGTAACGGATGGTTTCACTGGAAATATCGTTCTTAAATCTTCGGAAGGCGCAAGTAAAGCATTGTCAAAACTTATGAAACAGGAGATAATGTCAAAGTGGTATGGTTTCATACTTGGTGCTTTGATGAAGTTAGCACTTAAGAAGTTTAGAAAGAAGACTGATGCAAGTGAATATGGTGCTGCTGCTTTACTCGGAGTTAATGGTAATGTTTTCATAGGTCACGGTGCTTCAAACGCAAAAAGTATAAAGAGTGGCATATTTTACTCTGCAAGCACTTCAAAATTAAACCTTCAGGAAAAGATTCAGAAAATTATAAGTGAGGCTGGAGAAGTATAA
- the hypD gene encoding hydrogenase formation protein HypD: MKYVDEYRNSDIAKKYIDEIWKITKGHWMIMEVCGGQTHTIIRFNIDEVLPKNITFIHGPGCPVCVTPIEIIDKAIAIASMKDVIFCSFGDMLRVPGSNKDLFAVREEGGDVRVVYSPIDALKIAINNPDKEVVFFGVGFETTAPANAMAIYQAKKMGVKNFSVLVSHVLVPPAIESILKSPNNRVNGFLAAGHVCTVMGYTEYEPIAKKYKVPIVVTGFEPLDILQGVLMVVKQLEEGRYEVENQYTRSVRREGNIYAQNIIKEVFEVVDRTWRGIGGISSSGLGIKKNYEEYDANKKFNLDHIQSSEPEECISGLVLQGVKKPYECKAFGTLCTPEHPLGAPMVSSEGACAAYYNYKLNKV, translated from the coding sequence ATGAAGTATGTTGATGAATACAGAAATTCTGATATTGCGAAAAAATACATAGATGAGATTTGGAAGATTACGAAGGGACATTGGATGATAATGGAAGTTTGTGGGGGACAGACGCATACTATAATAAGGTTTAACATTGATGAAGTTTTACCTAAAAACATTACATTCATTCATGGGCCGGGTTGTCCTGTTTGTGTTACGCCTATTGAGATTATTGACAAAGCGATAGCGATAGCGTCAATGAAGGATGTTATATTCTGTTCATTTGGGGATATGTTGAGAGTTCCGGGGTCAAATAAAGATCTGTTTGCAGTGAGGGAGGAAGGAGGAGATGTAAGGGTTGTTTATTCTCCAATTGATGCTCTGAAGATTGCTATAAACAATCCTGACAAGGAGGTTGTATTTTTTGGAGTTGGTTTTGAGACTACTGCCCCAGCAAATGCTATGGCTATATATCAAGCGAAGAAGATGGGTGTGAAGAACTTTTCTGTGCTTGTATCTCATGTTTTGGTTCCACCTGCTATTGAGTCTATACTCAAATCTCCAAATAATAGGGTAAATGGTTTTCTTGCTGCTGGGCATGTTTGCACTGTAATGGGATACACTGAATATGAACCGATAGCGAAGAAGTATAAGGTTCCTATTGTTGTAACTGGTTTTGAACCTCTTGATATACTACAGGGTGTTTTGATGGTGGTTAAACAACTTGAAGAAGGTAGGTATGAAGTTGAGAATCAATACACTAGGTCTGTTAGGAGAGAGGGTAATATATACGCTCAAAACATCATAAAAGAGGTTTTTGAGGTTGTTGACAGAACCTGGAGGGGTATAGGTGGTATTTCAAGTAGTGGGCTTGGAATAAAGAAGAACTATGAAGAATACGATGCGAATAAGAAGTTCAATCTAGATCATATTCAATCTTCAGAGCCGGAGGAGTGTATAAGTGGATTGGTTCTACAGGGTGTTAAGAAGCCTTACGAGTGCAAAGCCTTTGGAACACTATGTACTCCTGAACATCCTCTTGGTGCTCCTATGGTTTCATCGGAAGGTGCTTGTGCTGCTTATTATAACTACAAATTAAATAAGGTGTAG
- the obgE gene encoding GTPase ObgE produces the protein MFKDIVKIKVIAGRGGDGCVSFRREKYVPRGGPDGGDGGRGGNCIIVVNPNLSTLSHILEGQVFKAGDGENGSGRKKHGADGEDVVIEVPRGTQVIDEETGKLIVDMKDIDNFVIARGGRGGLGNWHFRSPTNQAPTQFTKGEKGEEKRLILDLKLIADVGLVGYPNAGKSSIIRKLTSATPKVADYPFTTLEPVLGVIPYQDKRIVVADIPGIIQNAHLGAGLGLEFLKHIERTKFIILVLDITDKPEEKTKVILKELKSYNKPLVNKIKFAVLNKIDLLSQEERNNVDIVIELVKEELPKKKFDFLLVSALTGEGIPNLKGKIINMFSENHSREIPKSNKKSTK, from the coding sequence ATGTTTAAAGATATTGTAAAGATCAAGGTTATAGCAGGGAGAGGAGGTGACGGTTGCGTCTCTTTTAGAAGAGAAAAGTATGTTCCTAGAGGGGGCCCTGACGGTGGAGATGGAGGGAGAGGTGGTAATTGCATCATCGTTGTAAATCCTAATCTCTCTACCCTTTCACACATACTTGAAGGACAAGTTTTTAAGGCTGGTGATGGTGAGAATGGTTCTGGACGTAAAAAGCACGGAGCGGACGGAGAGGATGTAGTGATAGAGGTTCCAAGAGGCACTCAAGTTATTGATGAGGAAACTGGAAAACTAATAGTAGATATGAAAGACATTGATAATTTTGTAATAGCAAGAGGTGGTAGAGGAGGGCTCGGGAATTGGCACTTCAGAAGTCCAACAAATCAAGCACCAACTCAATTTACAAAAGGTGAAAAAGGTGAAGAGAAAAGACTAATACTTGACCTAAAACTAATAGCAGACGTTGGACTTGTTGGATACCCAAACGCAGGTAAGTCTTCTATCATTAGAAAACTTACGAGCGCAACACCAAAAGTCGCAGATTATCCCTTCACAACTCTAGAACCAGTACTAGGAGTGATACCTTACCAAGACAAAAGAATAGTAGTAGCAGACATACCAGGCATAATACAAAACGCTCATCTAGGTGCTGGACTCGGACTTGAATTTTTAAAACACATAGAAAGAACGAAGTTTATAATTCTTGTCCTAGACATCACAGATAAACCAGAAGAAAAAACTAAAGTCATACTAAAGGAGTTGAAGAGTTATAACAAGCCCCTTGTGAATAAAATCAAATTTGCCGTTCTAAATAAGATTGACTTACTCTCTCAAGAAGAGAGAAATAATGTAGATATAGTTATAGAACTTGTCAAAGAAGAACTACCAAAGAAGAAGTTTGATTTTTTGCTAGTATCAGCATTAACAGGAGAGGGAATACCAAACCTGAAAGGCAAGATCATAAACATGTTTTCAGAAAATCATTCAAGAGAAATACCTAAAAGTAATAAAAAATCAACCAAGTAG
- a CDS encoding FecR domain-containing protein — translation MIKSSGVSEEGVGFFLQRRIIILGVITILVIGLIVIVPILIQSVFKEDTSLTTTIGDPSKIQVMVSVSVGDVKALRGSDIFGVEVGDVLRGGDTIITGPNSECVIQVGNGVALKILENTSLSIAGVIQNQDKQENIFSLVKGSIVSLVKKLNNENIRIRTSTGLALVRGTKFMVSSDNDKTTLIVSDGKVASSIRSKAVGDIFTGLSPEQREKLVLLEGISEVDVESGKQIDVSKADQNKVDEKVKSSLSSQDLSNIDNLVSELSKTVSEVSKGVKLTTKDADKSKLELINKSVSEDMIVDLANSVEVSFILDPTAEDLAVFVNDVALSKGDSKRFLEKNKTYTITIKSRDTILYREEIRFNKKTKIIIKRKGINKIE, via the coding sequence ATGATAAAATCTTCTGGTGTTTCTGAGGAAGGAGTAGGATTTTTCCTTCAGAGGAGGATAATAATATTAGGTGTGATTACCATATTGGTTATTGGTCTTATAGTTATAGTTCCTATTCTGATACAGTCTGTGTTTAAAGAAGATACTTCATTAACTACTACGATAGGAGATCCAAGTAAGATACAAGTGATGGTATCAGTATCTGTTGGAGATGTGAAAGCATTGAGAGGTAGTGATATTTTTGGTGTTGAAGTTGGAGATGTATTGAGGGGAGGGGATACAATAATTACAGGACCTAATTCTGAGTGTGTGATACAGGTTGGGAATGGTGTTGCGTTAAAAATATTAGAAAATACATCTTTGTCAATAGCAGGTGTAATTCAGAATCAAGATAAGCAAGAGAATATATTTAGTTTAGTTAAAGGCTCTATAGTATCACTAGTTAAGAAGTTGAATAATGAAAACATTAGGATAAGAACCTCAACAGGATTAGCGTTGGTGAGAGGGACTAAATTTATGGTATCATCAGATAACGATAAAACCACCTTGATAGTTTCAGATGGAAAAGTTGCTTCAAGTATAAGGTCAAAAGCTGTTGGAGATATATTTACGGGACTCTCACCAGAGCAAAGAGAAAAATTAGTTCTACTAGAAGGGATATCTGAGGTTGATGTTGAAAGTGGAAAACAGATTGATGTTAGCAAAGCGGATCAGAATAAAGTTGATGAAAAAGTAAAAAGTTCTTTATCCTCACAAGACTTGTCAAATATTGATAATCTTGTGTCTGAACTTTCCAAAACTGTTAGTGAAGTTTCAAAAGGTGTAAAGCTAACTACCAAAGATGCTGATAAGAGTAAGTTGGAACTTATCAACAAGTCTGTTTCTGAAGATATGATAGTAGACCTTGCTAATTCAGTTGAGGTATCATTTATTTTAGATCCAACTGCAGAAGATCTAGCAGTATTTGTGAATGACGTCGCTTTAAGCAAGGGGGACTCAAAGAGATTTCTTGAGAAAAACAAGACATATACTATAACAATTAAAAGTAGAGATACTATTTTGTACAGGGAAGAGATAAGATTTAACAAGAAAACCAAGATAATAATTAAGAGAAAAGGAATAAATAAGATAGAATAG
- the pta gene encoding phosphate acetyltransferase, producing MIDFVDEIRSKLEGMDGSIVFPEAYDQRVLKAADMLTREKFNLKIILLGNPDELSNIASENNIDISKFEIINWKNSELIEEFSEEFFELRKHKGVSKDDCHNYISNDVNAFGAMMVRKGLADGMVSGSMSPTADVIRAAIWIVQPKKGIKTVSSFFVMVSNDESIGDSGRVIFSDCAFVVDPTPEQLSDITINAAGAAKFFLNSEPMVALLSYSTFGSGSGNSVDRVRQAVKILKDRGVDFKFDGEMQFDAAISPSVASIKCPDSEVGGKANTFIFPNLDSGNIGYKIAQRIGKMKAYGPVLVGLNKPINDLSRGCSAEDIYVTSLMTLLQVKSHI from the coding sequence ATGATTGATTTTGTTGATGAAATTAGGTCAAAACTTGAAGGAATGGATGGAAGTATAGTTTTTCCAGAGGCTTATGACCAAAGAGTTCTCAAAGCGGCAGATATGCTAACACGAGAGAAATTCAACTTGAAGATAATCCTTCTAGGAAATCCAGACGAACTTTCCAATATCGCATCAGAAAACAATATTGATATATCAAAATTTGAGATTATCAACTGGAAGAACTCCGAACTCATTGAAGAATTCTCAGAGGAATTCTTTGAACTCAGAAAACATAAAGGTGTTTCAAAAGATGACTGCCACAACTACATCTCAAACGATGTTAATGCCTTCGGTGCGATGATGGTAAGAAAAGGACTTGCTGATGGAATGGTATCAGGTAGTATGAGCCCAACTGCTGATGTTATAAGAGCGGCGATATGGATTGTTCAGCCGAAGAAAGGAATAAAAACTGTATCAAGTTTTTTCGTTATGGTGTCAAATGATGAAAGTATAGGAGATAGTGGTAGAGTTATATTCTCTGACTGTGCCTTTGTAGTTGATCCAACTCCAGAACAGTTATCTGATATTACTATAAACGCCGCAGGTGCTGCAAAGTTTTTCCTAAACTCAGAACCTATGGTAGCATTACTATCATACTCTACCTTCGGTAGCGGTTCTGGAAATTCCGTAGATAGGGTAAGGCAAGCAGTTAAGATACTCAAGGATAGAGGTGTTGACTTCAAGTTTGACGGAGAGATGCAGTTTGATGCTGCAATTTCACCTTCCGTTGCTAGTATAAAGTGTCCAGACTCAGAGGTTGGAGGTAAGGCTAACACTTTCATATTCCCAAACCTAGATTCTGGTAACATAGGCTATAAGATAGCACAGAGAATAGGTAAGATGAAAGCTTACGGTCCCGTATTAGTTGGTCTCAACAAGCCAATAAACGACCTCTCAAGAGGTTGTTCAGCAGAAGATATATATGTCACATCACTTATGACACTGCTTCAAGTAAAATCACATATATAG
- the hisS gene encoding histidine--tRNA ligase, whose translation MDERFSRLRGFLDIFGEDLTYFELIESVFRKYSVLYGFNELKTPILERTELFVRGIGEGSDIVRKEMFSFEDRGGRSVTLRPEGTASVVRALLENNLINEPRFQKVFYVGPMFRAERPQAGRLRQFHQVGVEWFGVDDPIIDVEVVSLVFDILFELGLVERSELVINSVGCDVCSPNYKRELEIFFDTHYNEFCDDCKQRREKNILRVFDCKNEKCQTLLKEATKITSSICDVCRFHLDTLERYVSRLGIRYRIDESLVRGLDYYTRNVFEVRYQGIGSQNAIAGGGRYNGLVSEFGGPNVPAFGFAMGIERTMLALKEVRKPNYSKTVAVCTISGNEVEYAFKVVKILRSNGLISNLLSYLGSISKQFKFANRLGAKLVVVIGENEVKENKVSIKDMDTGEQTSVSLDGLVNYIITNISS comes from the coding sequence ATGGATGAGAGATTTTCAAGATTGAGAGGATTTCTTGATATTTTTGGAGAGGATTTGACCTACTTTGAGTTGATAGAGAGTGTATTTAGAAAGTATTCTGTTCTGTATGGTTTTAATGAGTTGAAGACACCAATTCTTGAGAGGACCGAACTTTTTGTAAGGGGCATCGGTGAGGGAAGTGATATAGTAAGGAAGGAGATGTTTTCGTTTGAGGATAGGGGAGGTAGAAGCGTAACTTTAAGACCAGAAGGTACTGCATCGGTTGTTAGAGCGCTTCTTGAAAACAATCTTATAAATGAACCAAGGTTTCAAAAGGTATTTTATGTAGGCCCTATGTTTAGGGCAGAGCGTCCTCAGGCAGGTAGGTTGAGACAGTTTCATCAAGTTGGAGTTGAGTGGTTTGGTGTGGATGATCCAATTATTGATGTTGAGGTTGTGTCTTTAGTTTTTGATATACTCTTTGAACTTGGACTAGTTGAGAGAAGCGAACTAGTGATAAACAGTGTAGGGTGTGATGTATGTAGCCCGAATTACAAAAGAGAACTTGAGATATTCTTTGATACTCACTATAATGAGTTTTGTGATGATTGTAAGCAGAGAAGAGAGAAAAATATCTTGAGGGTTTTTGATTGTAAGAATGAAAAGTGTCAGACATTATTGAAAGAGGCAACAAAGATAACCAGTAGTATTTGTGATGTATGTCGTTTTCACCTTGACACTCTTGAAAGATATGTTTCAAGGTTAGGGATAAGGTATAGGATTGATGAGTCTTTGGTTAGAGGACTTGACTACTATACTAGGAATGTTTTTGAAGTGAGGTATCAAGGTATTGGGTCTCAAAATGCGATTGCAGGGGGTGGTAGGTATAATGGTCTGGTTTCTGAATTTGGGGGACCGAATGTACCTGCTTTTGGTTTTGCTATGGGTATTGAGAGAACTATGCTAGCCCTGAAGGAGGTTAGAAAGCCTAACTATTCAAAAACCGTTGCAGTATGTACGATTTCTGGTAATGAAGTTGAGTATGCTTTCAAGGTTGTGAAAATACTAAGAAGCAATGGTTTGATATCAAATCTGTTGTCCTATCTAGGTAGTATAAGTAAGCAATTCAAATTTGCAAACAGGCTAGGAGCAAAGTTAGTCGTTGTAATAGGCGAGAATGAGGTTAAAGAGAATAAAGTTTCAATCAAAGATATGGACACTGGAGAGCAAACTTCAGTCTCGCTAGATGGTTTAGTTAATTACATAATAACTAACATTTCATCATAG
- a CDS encoding HypC/HybG/HupF family hydrogenase formation chaperone, with amino-acid sequence MCLGVPGKVVEIRYDSSPLVGKVDFGGVKKDVCLEYVPDVKIGDYVIVHVGFAISRLNEDEAMSVFKYLDEMGKVSEQLGENV; translated from the coding sequence ATGTGTTTAGGTGTGCCTGGTAAAGTTGTTGAGATAAGGTATGATTCAAGTCCGTTGGTGGGGAAGGTGGATTTTGGTGGTGTTAAGAAAGATGTTTGTTTGGAGTATGTGCCTGATGTTAAGATAGGTGATTATGTTATAGTTCATGTAGGTTTTGCAATAAGCAGACTGAACGAGGACGAGGCTATGAGTGTCTTCAAGTATCTTGATGAGATGGGAAAGGTTTCAGAACAATTAGGAGAGAATGTATGA
- the holA gene encoding DNA polymerase III subunit delta, protein MNKAHPKEQINGIFLLLGENNFEKDIFISKLISEFSKGKPIDIHKINYDEGSIESFIKITQTPSLFSNERAVILRELDKNLLKTEKEMLINLIRTFKDTTTLVIITSNLSPYRFDKQISTSIENSGGTVKVFWKVFDNELPRYISSILTKYNIQPSNELINTLIERNGQNIDGIVDDVKHIKGYFQPNELIPSDKAISVLSEKSSEGNIFDLLSSLVKNEKHRAIMLLNHILEKGEDIFAIGKLIYSQLYKLVRVKKLLKSNTPDSEITKQLDISTFELNNLKRISNSVDENKIKTLIQFVLDIEKAIRMGNDSIILSSVESFIIKRL, encoded by the coding sequence ATGAACAAGGCACATCCAAAAGAACAAATAAACGGAATATTCCTACTATTGGGGGAGAATAACTTTGAAAAGGATATTTTCATCTCCAAACTCATATCCGAATTCTCAAAAGGGAAACCTATTGACATTCATAAAATTAACTATGATGAAGGATCAATAGAGAGTTTTATAAAAATAACTCAAACACCATCCTTATTCTCAAATGAAAGGGCCGTAATCTTAAGAGAATTAGACAAAAATTTACTCAAAACTGAAAAGGAGATGTTAATCAACCTGATACGCACATTCAAGGACACAACAACTCTTGTTATAATTACATCAAATTTATCTCCATATAGGTTTGACAAACAAATATCAACATCAATAGAGAACTCTGGTGGAACTGTAAAGGTATTCTGGAAAGTTTTTGACAATGAACTACCTAGATACATATCTAGCATATTGACTAAATACAACATCCAACCATCAAACGAACTCATAAACACTCTGATTGAAAGAAACGGTCAGAATATAGATGGGATTGTTGACGATGTGAAACACATAAAAGGTTACTTCCAACCCAACGAACTTATACCTAGTGATAAGGCTATAAGTGTGCTTTCAGAAAAATCAAGTGAAGGTAATATATTTGACTTACTCAGTTCTCTTGTAAAAAACGAAAAGCATAGAGCAATTATGTTGCTAAACCATATACTAGAAAAGGGAGAGGATATATTCGCTATAGGTAAGTTAATCTATTCTCAACTATACAAACTTGTAAGGGTCAAAAAATTACTAAAATCAAATACTCCAGATAGTGAAATAACAAAACAACTTGACATATCAACATTTGAACTTAACAACTTGAAAAGGATATCAAATAGCGTTGATGAAAATAAGATAAAGACACTAATCCAGTTTGTTTTAGATATTGAAAAAGCAATAAGAATGGGCAATGATAGTATAATACTCTCAAGTGTTGAGAGTTTTATAATAAAGAGGCTCTAG